A genomic window from Streptomyces brevispora includes:
- a CDS encoding IclR family transcriptional regulator: MAKNIQSLERAAAMLRLLAGGERRLGLSDISSSLGLAKGTAHGILRTLQHEGFVEQDAASGRYQLGAELLRLGNSYLDVHELRARALVWTDDLARSSGESTHLGVLHQQGVLIVHHVFRPDDSRQVLEVGAMQPLHSTALGKVLAAYDPVAHTEAMEAERQSFTPHTVTAPEEFESMLELIRARGWAADMEETWEGVAAVAAPIHDRRRMPVGAVAVTGAVERVCTDGELRPDLIAAVRDCARAVSRDLGARRF; this comes from the coding sequence ATGGCCAAGAACATCCAGTCGCTGGAGCGGGCGGCCGCGATGCTGCGGCTGCTGGCGGGCGGCGAACGGCGACTGGGACTGTCCGACATCTCCTCCTCACTGGGCCTGGCCAAGGGCACCGCGCACGGCATCCTGCGCACGCTCCAGCACGAGGGCTTCGTCGAGCAGGACGCCGCCTCCGGCCGCTACCAGCTCGGCGCCGAACTGCTGCGCCTGGGCAACAGCTATCTGGACGTCCACGAACTGCGGGCCCGCGCCCTGGTCTGGACGGACGACCTGGCCCGCTCCAGCGGCGAGAGCACCCACCTGGGCGTACTGCACCAGCAGGGCGTCCTCATCGTCCATCACGTCTTCCGGCCCGACGACAGCCGGCAGGTCCTGGAGGTCGGGGCCATGCAGCCACTGCACTCCACCGCCCTGGGCAAGGTGCTGGCGGCCTACGACCCGGTGGCGCACACGGAGGCCATGGAGGCCGAGCGGCAGTCCTTCACGCCCCACACCGTCACCGCTCCGGAGGAGTTCGAGTCGATGCTTGAACTGATCCGCGCGCGCGGCTGGGCGGCCGACATGGAGGAGACCTGGGAGGGGGTGGCCGCGGTGGCCGCCCCGATCCACGACCGGCGCCGGATGCCGGTCGGAGCCGTGGCCGTGACCGGCGCGGTGGAGCGGGTCTGCACGGACGGCGAGCTGCGGCCCGACCTGATCGCGGCGGTACGCGACTGCGCCCGCGCGGTCTCCCGGGATCTGGGCGCCAGGCGCTTCTGA
- the metH gene encoding methionine synthase, protein MASSPTPSADSRTRAAALREALATRVVVADGAMGTMLQAQDPTLEDFENLEGCNEILNLTRPDIVRSVHEEYFAVGVDCVETNTFGANTAALGEYDIAERVHELSESGARIAREVADEFTASTGQQRWVLGSMGPGTKLPTLGHAPYVKLRDGFQQNAEGLITGGADALIVETTQDLLQTKAGILGARRALEALGSDLPLLVSLAFETTGTMLLGSEIGAALTALEPLGIDMIGLNCSTGPAEMSEHLRYLTRHSPIPLLCMPNAGLPVLTKDGAHFPLGPEGLADAQETFVQEYGLSLVGGCCGTTPEHLRQVVDRVRGCTLTTRDPRPEPGAASLYQTVPFRQDTSYLAIGERTNANGSKKFREAMLEARWDDCVEMARDQIREGAHMLDLCVDYVGRDGAADMAELAGRFATASTLPIVLDSTELPVLQAGLEKLGGRAVLNSVNYEDGDGPESRFAQVTRLAAEHGAALIALTIDEEGQARTVEHKVAIAERLIEDLTGNWGIKESDILIDCLTFTICTGQEESRGDGIATIGAIRELKQRHPDVQTTLGLSNISFGLNPAARVVLNSVFLDECVKAGLDSAIVHASKILPIARLEEEQVKVALDLIHDRRSEGYDPLQKLMALFEGVNMKSMKAGRAEELLALPLDERLQRRIIDGEKNGLEADLDEALRTRPALDIVNDTLLKGMKVVGELFGSGQMQLPFVLQSAEVMKAAVAHLEPHMEKSDAEGKGTIVLATVRGDVHDIGKNLVDIILSNNGFNVVNIGIKQPVSAILDAAEEHKADVIGMSGLLVKSTVIMKENLQELNQRKLAAEYPVILGGAALTRAYVEQDLHEIYEGEVRYARDAFEGLRLMDALIAVKRGVPGASLPELKQRRVPKRDTAVLEVEEPKDGVRSDVSVDNPVPTPPFWGTRVVKGIQLKEYASWLDEGALFKGQWGLKQARAGDGPTYEELAETEGRPHLRGWLDKLHTENLLEAAVVYGYFPCVSKGDDLILLHEDGSERTRFTFPRQRRGRRLCLADFFRPEDSGETDVIGLQVVTVGSKIGGETAKLFEANAYRDYLELHGLSVQLAEALAEYWHARVRSELGFAGEDPADVEDMFALKYRGARFSLGYGACPDLEDRAKIADLLQPERIGVHLSEEFQLHPEQSTDAIVIHHPEAKYFNAR, encoded by the coding sequence ATGGCCTCGTCGCCGACCCCTTCCGCCGACAGCCGGACCCGAGCCGCAGCCCTCCGCGAGGCGCTCGCCACCCGAGTGGTGGTGGCCGACGGTGCCATGGGCACCATGCTCCAGGCACAGGACCCCACGCTTGAGGACTTCGAGAACCTCGAGGGCTGCAACGAGATCCTGAATCTCACCCGCCCCGACATCGTGCGCTCCGTGCACGAGGAGTACTTCGCGGTCGGTGTGGACTGCGTGGAGACCAACACCTTCGGCGCCAACACCGCGGCGCTGGGTGAGTACGACATCGCCGAGCGGGTCCACGAGCTCTCCGAGTCCGGCGCGCGCATCGCCCGCGAGGTCGCCGACGAGTTCACCGCCTCCACCGGACAGCAGCGCTGGGTACTCGGCTCCATGGGCCCGGGAACGAAGCTGCCGACGCTCGGCCACGCCCCGTACGTGAAGCTCCGCGACGGATTCCAGCAGAACGCCGAGGGGCTGATCACGGGTGGCGCCGACGCGCTCATCGTCGAGACGACCCAGGACCTCCTGCAGACCAAGGCCGGCATCCTGGGTGCGCGGCGCGCGCTGGAGGCCCTGGGCAGCGACCTGCCGCTGCTGGTCTCGCTGGCCTTCGAGACGACCGGGACGATGCTGCTCGGCTCGGAGATCGGCGCCGCCCTGACGGCCCTGGAACCGCTCGGCATCGACATGATCGGCCTGAACTGCTCGACCGGCCCGGCCGAGATGAGCGAGCACCTGCGCTACCTCACCCGCCACTCCCCGATCCCGCTGCTCTGCATGCCCAACGCCGGACTGCCGGTCCTGACCAAGGACGGCGCGCACTTCCCGCTCGGCCCCGAGGGACTCGCCGACGCCCAGGAGACGTTCGTCCAGGAGTACGGGCTCTCGCTGGTCGGCGGCTGCTGCGGTACGACCCCGGAGCACCTGCGCCAGGTCGTCGACCGCGTCCGCGGCTGCACCCTCACCACCCGCGACCCGCGCCCCGAGCCCGGCGCCGCGTCCCTCTACCAGACCGTCCCGTTCCGCCAGGACACCTCGTACCTCGCGATCGGCGAGCGTACGAACGCCAACGGCTCCAAGAAGTTCCGCGAGGCCATGCTCGAAGCCCGCTGGGACGACTGCGTGGAGATGGCCCGCGACCAGATCCGCGAGGGCGCGCACATGCTCGACCTCTGTGTCGACTACGTGGGCCGCGACGGCGCCGCCGACATGGCCGAACTGGCCGGACGGTTCGCCACCGCCTCCACCCTCCCGATCGTGCTCGACTCCACCGAGCTGCCCGTGCTGCAGGCCGGCCTCGAGAAGCTCGGCGGCCGCGCGGTGCTCAACTCGGTCAACTACGAGGACGGCGACGGACCCGAGTCGCGCTTCGCCCAGGTCACCCGGCTCGCCGCCGAGCACGGCGCCGCCCTGATCGCGCTGACCATCGACGAGGAGGGCCAGGCCCGCACCGTCGAGCACAAGGTCGCCATCGCGGAGCGCCTCATCGAGGACCTGACCGGCAACTGGGGCATCAAGGAGTCGGACATCCTGATCGACTGTCTGACGTTCACGATCTGTACCGGTCAGGAGGAGTCACGGGGCGACGGCATCGCCACCATCGGTGCCATCCGTGAGCTGAAGCAGCGCCACCCCGACGTCCAGACCACGCTCGGACTCTCCAACATCTCCTTCGGCCTCAACCCGGCCGCCCGCGTCGTGCTCAACTCCGTCTTCCTCGACGAATGCGTCAAGGCCGGGCTCGACTCGGCCATCGTGCACGCATCCAAGATCCTCCCGATCGCGCGCCTGGAGGAGGAGCAGGTGAAGGTCGCCCTCGACCTCATCCACGACCGCCGCTCCGAGGGCTACGACCCGCTGCAGAAGCTCATGGCGCTCTTCGAGGGCGTCAACATGAAGTCGATGAAGGCGGGCAGGGCCGAGGAACTCCTCGCGCTGCCGCTCGACGAGCGCCTCCAGCGCCGCATCATCGACGGCGAGAAGAACGGCCTGGAGGCCGACCTCGACGAGGCGCTCCGGACCCGCCCGGCCCTCGACATCGTCAACGACACCCTGCTGAAGGGCATGAAGGTCGTCGGTGAACTCTTCGGCTCCGGCCAGATGCAGCTGCCCTTCGTGCTCCAGTCCGCCGAGGTCATGAAGGCCGCGGTGGCCCACCTGGAACCGCACATGGAGAAGTCGGACGCCGAGGGCAAGGGCACCATCGTCCTGGCCACCGTCCGCGGCGACGTCCACGACATCGGCAAGAACCTCGTCGACATCATCCTGTCCAACAACGGCTTCAACGTCGTCAACATCGGCATCAAGCAGCCCGTCTCCGCGATCCTGGACGCCGCCGAGGAACACAAGGCCGACGTCATCGGCATGTCCGGCCTCCTGGTCAAGTCCACCGTGATCATGAAGGAGAACCTCCAGGAGCTGAACCAGCGCAAGCTGGCCGCCGAATACCCGGTGATCCTCGGCGGCGCCGCCCTCACCCGCGCCTACGTCGAGCAGGACCTGCACGAGATCTACGAAGGCGAGGTCCGCTACGCCCGCGACGCCTTCGAGGGGCTGCGCCTGATGGACGCGCTCATCGCGGTCAAGCGCGGCGTCCCGGGCGCCTCCCTCCCCGAGCTCAAGCAGCGCCGCGTGCCCAAGCGCGACACGGCCGTACTGGAGGTCGAGGAGCCCAAGGACGGCGTCCGCTCCGACGTCTCCGTCGACAACCCGGTCCCCACCCCGCCGTTCTGGGGCACCCGGGTCGTCAAGGGCATCCAGCTCAAGGAGTACGCGTCCTGGCTCGACGAGGGAGCCCTCTTCAAGGGCCAGTGGGGCCTCAAGCAGGCCCGCGCCGGTGACGGACCGACGTACGAGGAACTGGCCGAGACCGAGGGCCGTCCGCACCTGCGCGGCTGGCTCGACAAGCTGCACACCGAGAACCTGCTGGAAGCCGCCGTCGTCTACGGCTACTTCCCCTGCGTCTCCAAGGGCGACGACCTGATCCTGCTCCACGAGGACGGCTCGGAGCGCACCCGCTTCACCTTCCCGCGCCAGCGCCGCGGCCGCCGCCTGTGCCTCGCCGACTTCTTCCGCCCGGAGGATTCCGGCGAGACGGACGTGATCGGCCTCCAGGTCGTCACCGTCGGCTCGAAGATCGGCGGCGAGACGGCCAAACTCTTCGAGGCCAACGCCTACCGGGACTACCTGGAGCTGCACGGGCTCTCCGTCCAGCTGGCCGAGGCGCTCGCCGAGTACTGGCACGCCCGGGTCCGCTCGGAGCTGGGCTTCGCGGGTGAGGACCCGGCCGATGTCGAGGACATGTTCGCGCTGAAGTACCGGGGCGCGCGCTTCTCCCTCGGCTACGGCGCCTGCCCGGACCTGGAGGACCGGGCGAAGATCGCCGACCTGCTCCAGCCCGAGCGGATCGGCGTGCACCTCTCCGAGGAGTTCCAGCTCCACCCCGAGCAATCCACCGACGCGATCGTCATCCACCACCCGGAGGCGAAGTACTTCAACGCGCGGTAA